CTTCAGAAGAGGCTATAAAAACTGTTCCGATGTCTTTTAGGGAAGGGAGTCTTGCACTTGGTGCGACAAAGTGGCAGACAATAGCTAAGGTTGTGATCCCACCTGCGATGCCTGGGATATTGACAGGAGTTATCTTGGGAGTTGGAAGGGCAATAGGTGAGACTGCTGCAGTGCTTTTAACAGCTGGAAGTTCGCTAAATTTCCCCACAAGCATATTTAGTCCAACGAGAACCATGTCTGTGCATCTTTATATTCTTTCTTCAGAAGGACTTTCAAAATTAAATTCATATGCTACTGCAACATTGCTCATTGTAATTGTGTTTATAATAAATACGTTTGCAAACATGATAATTCGAAGGTATAACAGAATTTTGGGCAGAGGATAAATTAAAGAAGGAATTTTTAAAATGATGTAGAATTATATATAGTATAAAATTCGGTTTTATATTTAAATGAAATCACCACATCATATTCAGGAGGTATAATGTGAGTATGGAAGTTCTAAAAGTTGCTGCAAATTCAAAACCACAAAAAGTGGCAGGAGCTCTGACTGCAGTAATAAAGGAAAAAAGAGTTGCTGAGCTTCAGGCAGTTGGAGCAGGTGCTGTAAACCAGGCTGTCAAGGCTATTGCAATTGCAAGAGGAAAAGTAGCGCCAAATGGTATTGACTTAATTGTAATTCCAGCATTTTCTGAAATTGATATTGATGGTGAAGAAAGAACTGCAATAAAGTTTATTGTTCAGGCAAGGTAAGGAAAATCAATGTTTTACAAGTTAGGGCAGGTAGAAACACTACCTGTTTTTTTTATTCTAAAATCTATTGACAAACATTTTTTAAGGTATTAAAACAAAGATAACCAAGTAATTATATAAAAATACTTGGAGTAAAAAATAGGAGGTAATACTATGTCAAGGATTGCAAAAAATCTTACTGATCTCATTGGTAATACACCTTTATTAGAGCTATCAAACTATAACAGGTTAAATAATTTAGAAGCAAGAATTATAGCAAAATTAGAATATTTTAATCCAGCATCAAGTGTAAAGGATAGAATTGGATACGCAATGATCAGAGATGCTGAGGAAAAAGGGTTGATAAATAAAGACACTGTTATTATTGAACCAACGAGTGGAAATACTGGGATTGCATTAGCTTTTGTGGCAGCTGCAAAAGGGTACAGGTTAATACTCACAATGCCAGATACAATGAGTATTGAAAGAAGGAAACTTTTAAAGGCTTTGGGAGCCGAGCTTGTATTAACTCCGGGTGCTGAAGGAATGAAGGGAACTGTAAAAAAAGCAGAGGAATTAGCAGCACAGATACCAAATTCATTTATACCACAACAATTCAAAAATCCAGCCAATCCTGAAATTCATAGAAGGACAACAGCAGAGGAGATATGGAGAGACACGGACGGGCAGGTAGATATATTTGTTGCAGGTGTTGGAACTGGTGGAACAATAACGGGGAGACTTGTCAAGAATTTTGTGTTTCCACATCAATAGCGCATATTGTAGAGCTGTAATATATTGTAACTGCATTTTTTAAGAATAGGTATTCCGTTTTTCCACTTGCCACGATGCAAGTTTTCTCTTTGTAAGTAAATGTTTATTTCTAAAATTTCTACAGATTGAAAATAACCGCCTGAGTTTATTCTTATTTTTTCAATTATACTGTTAACACTTTCTACTGCACAGGTAAGTATAGATATGCTTTCTTAAATCTTCAGGATACTTCATATGTGCAAGATAAAATTCGGCTTTTTCGCAAACACCCTTTAAGAATCTGGGGTATTTTGAGGAATATTGATTACAAAGTTCTTTAAACTTTAAAACTGCTTCATCGAAGTCAGAAGAGGAAGTTCTTAATTTATCAAGTTCTTTGTTGAAAACAGAAGCATCATCTCAAGACTATTGTTTTCTAACGTTGCGTTGAAGGTGAACAAGCTTATGGTCGGCAAGGGGATAAGCGAGCTAAGCAGCATCGATTATACCTGGGAAATCATCGCTTACGACTATTAAGACTTTTTTAAGA
The sequence above is drawn from the Caldicellulosiruptor bescii DSM 6725 genome and encodes:
- a CDS encoding stage V sporulation protein S is translated as MEVLKVAANSKPQKVAGALTAVIKEKRVAELQAVGAGAVNQAVKAIAIARGKVAPNGIDLIVIPAFSEIDIDGEERTAIKFIVQAR